CGAAGAAGTAGCGGAACTCGATGCCGAGATCCACGTACTCGTTCATGTGCTGCTCGAAGGGGAGCTCGATGCCCAGGCCGACGGAGACCCCACCCGCCTCACGTGCCCCCCTGTTGGCCGCCTCCATGCAGCCGGGTCCGCCACCGGTGATCACGGCGTAGCCCGCTTCGGAGAGTTTCCGGCCAAGCTGAATGCCCATCTCATATTCGGGCGCGCCCTCGGGTGTCCGCGCGGATCCGAAAACGGTCACCGCCTCGGGCAGTTCGGCGAGCTGGCCGAAGCCCTCCACGAACTCCGCCTGGATGCGCATCACCCGCCACGGGTCCATGTGCAGCCAGTCGGCGGGGCCCCTGCGATCGAGGAGTCGCTGGTCATGGGTGGATTCGGAGACGAGGTCGCCGCGGACCACGGCGCCTCCCTGACGGCGTTCCGGACGTGTCTTCTTCATGCCGGTCACGCTAGCGCCGTCTTTGGAAAAATCTTGGAAAATCTCCCGCAAAACACGGAACCGGATTTCGAGGAGGCTGCGTCTAACTGCCGAGGGTGCTGCTCGGGACTGAAAGTGGCTTTCCCCGCCAAATGGCCGGCGAGGAAAGCCACTTTCATTTGCGTCCCCATCCTTCGGGACGTCGTCCCAGGTCAGCCCAGCCAGTCCAGCATTCCGCGCTCGCAGTCGGCGATCTTCTCCAGTGACACATACTCCCCCCGCTGATGGGCGAGGTTGGGGTCACCGGGACCGTAGTTCACGGCCGGAACCCCAAGGCTGGAAAACAGCGACACATCGGTCCAGCCGAGCTTCGCCCTGGGCGTGCCGCCGACGGCCTCGAGGAAGGCCGCCGCCACCGGATGGGTCAGCCCGGGCCGGGCCGCGGCGGCCCCGTCGGTGAAGCGGACCTCGAACCCGTCGAACACCTCGCTCACGTGCGCCTGGGCGGCCTCCAGCGACAGGTCGGGGGCGAAGCGGTAGTTGACGGTCACCACGCACTCGTCGGGGATCACATTGCCCGCCACGCCGCCGGTGATCGCCACCGCGTTCAGCCCCTCGTGATACTCCAGGCCGTCCACCACGGGCTGCCTGGCCTGGTAGGCGTTGAGGATCGCGAGCACCGGCTGGGCGGCGTGGACGGCGTTGATCCCGAGCCAGGACCTGGCGCTGTGCGCGCGCCTGCCCCGGGTGGTGATCTCGGCGCGGAGCGTGCCCTGGCAGCCGCCTTCGATGACGCCGCCGGTGGGCTCCATGAGCACCGCGAAGTCACCGGCGAGCAACGCGGGGTGCCTGCGGCTGAGCCGGAGCAGGCCGTTCCGCTCGACCTCGATCTCCTCGCAGTCGTAGAAGACGTAGGTCACGTCCCGGCTCGGCGCGCGGAGCGCGGCGGCCAGCTTCAGCGCGACCGCCACGCCCGCCTTCATGTCCGAGGTGCCGCAGCCGTACAGCAGGCCGTCCTCGACCCGGCTGGGCAGGTTGCCGGCCACCGGGACGGTGTCGATGTGACCGGCGATCACCACGCGCTCACCGCGTCCGAGCTCGGTGCGGGCGACGATCGCCTCACCGTCGCGGTGCACGCTCAGATGCGCCAGAGGCCGCAACGCCTCCTCCACCGCGTCGGCCAGGGCCTTCTCACCGCCGCTGACCGACTCGACGTCCACGATCCGCGCGGTGAGCGCCCCGACGTCCTGTGTGAGATCCAGACGCGTACTCATGCCCGTGACCCTATCCCCGGCCGCGGGCCGCACCCGCTCCGTCCCGCCTCTTGGGCGTCCGTACGTCGACCGCGGAATCGGGGCGGCCCCGGCTCGCGGGACGACAGCCAGGTGAGGCCGGCGGCTCCGCTTCACGATTCCTCCGAGAATCCCGGACGGTCCCAGCCCTGCCCAGGACCGGTAGGTTCTTCAGCGTGCGACGGCGTTTCTCCAAAGGGACCATCGCGATCCTCGTGATCGTGACCGTGCTCGCGGTAGCCATCACCGTGGGTGTCTTCACCCTGCTCAACCGGGTCACGCCGTTCACGGGGACAGCGGAGGGCTGCAAGATCACCATCCCGACGGATACCCTGGAGCTGGAGATCGAGCAGGCCCAGGTGGCCTCGGCCATCGCGGCGGTGGCCGCCCGCAGGAAGCTGCCCGAGCGGGCCGTCGTGATCGCCTACGCCACCGGCATCCAGGAGTCCAAGCTGCTCAACCTGCCCTTCGGCGACCGTGACTCGGTCGGGGTTTTCCAGCAGCGGCCCTCCCAGGGGTGGGGCACTCCCGAGCAGCTGATCGATCCGGCCTACGCCGCGGGGAAGTTCTTCTCCGCACTGGTGAAGGTGAAGCACTACCGGAAGCTGCCGCTCCACGAGGCGGCCCAGCGGGTGCAGCGCTCAGCCGACGGATCGGCCTACGCCCAGCACGAGGACGAGGCGAAGACCCTGGCCGCGGCCTTCACCGGGCGGGTGCCCAAGGCCGTGCACTGCTGGTTCCCGGCGCCTACCGGCAAGACGCCCCTGCCCGCCTCGACCGCCGAGGCCAGGCATGAGCTGGCCCGCGCGCTCGGCTCCGGGACCACGCTCAACGTCACCTCCCAGAAGCAGGGCTGGCTGATGTCATACTGGTCGGTCACCCACGCCCGGGAGTTCGGGCTGCGCCGGGTCCGCTACGGCGGCCAAGCCTGGACCTCGGCGGACGGCGAGAACGGATGGCAGGCCGACCCTCAGGCCTCGGCGAACCGCGTCGAGATCTCCTAGCCCTTCTTCTCGATCCTGATGGAGCCCGGGGGCAGCGGCTGGGCGTAGGAGGAGCTCCAGGGCTGGCCCTGGAGTCGCTCGAAGGAGAGCAGACGGCCGTCTGCGGCCCGGTAGTCGGCGAAGTCGAGCAGGCCCCGCTCGGGCATCGAGGTGACGCCCTCCCCGCGGAAGGCCGCCGTGCCGCGATCCACCGGGAAGAACTCGACCCCTTCGACGCTCAGCGTGGTCTTGGCCGGGATCATGCCCTGCGCGGGCACCGGCGTCCAGAGGAGCACCTCGAGGTGGGACGGATCGCCGGGATTCAGACCCTCGCGCGCCTCGATCGACAGCCACTGGTAGCGGCGGGTGCCGTCGTCGAGGAGGTACTCCGTCCAGTGGTTGCCCTGCCACGACAGGTACATGGCCCCCAGGACGCGGGTCCGCACGCCCTGGCAGTCGATCGTGTCGCCCACCTTGATCGTGCGAGGGTCGGGGTAGTCGATGCCGACATGGCCCGTGCTCGGTTGAGGCGGCTGCGCCACCTCGGCCGGGTGGAGGGGGATATCGCCGGGCCGTTCGGGCTCACGCTGCTTCCTGTCCTGGCGCGTGGTCGCGTAGAACGCGCCAAGCAGCAGGACGAGGGTCACTACGCCCAGTCCGAGTATCGCGGCGACCGCAGGGGTCATGGCGCGCGATCTTACTGGAGGCGGCGGACCGCCGCACTGATGCGTTCGTCGCTCGCGGTCATGGCGATCCGGATATATGCCCCACCGGCTTTTCCGTAGAACTCGCCCGGCGCGACCAGAATGCCCCGGCGGGCCAGCCCCTGCACCTGCGTCCAGCAGTCCGTGCCGTCGGTGGCCCACAGGTACAGGCCCGCGGTGGAGTGCTCGATCTCCCAGCCGGCCGCCTCCAGGGCGGGGCGCAGCGCGGCCCTGCGGGCGGCGTAACGGGCGCGTTGCTCCTCGGCGTGCTCGTCGTCGTCGAGGGCCACGGCCATCGCCGCCTGGACGGGCGCCGGCATGATCATGCCCGCGTGCTTACGGATCTCCAGCAGCCGCTGGATCAGCACCGGGTCGCCCGCGACGAACCCGGCCCGGTAACCCGCGAGGTTGGAGCGCTTGGACAGCGAGTGCACGGCGAGCAGGCCCTCGTGCGAACCGTCGCACACGTCCGGGTGCAGGATCGAGACCGGCTGCTCCTCCCAGCCCAGCTCGATGTAGCACTCGTCGGAGGCCACGACCGCGCCGTGCTCGCGCGCCCACGAGACGACCTTGCGCAGGTGCTCGGCGGGCAGGACCTTGCCGGTCGGGTTGGACGGGGAGTTCACCCAGACCAGCGGCACCTGCTCGGGCCCGAGCGCCAGCAGCCCGTCCGCGGGGTACGGCTGGGCGCCCGCGAGACGGGCTCCGATGTCGTAGGTGGGGTAGGCGAGCTCGGGGAAGATCACCCGCTGTCCGGAGCCGACGCCGAGGAGCGTCGGCAGCCAGGCCACGAACTCCTTGGAGCCGATCAGCGGCAGCACGTTCGCCTGGTCCAGCTCCACCCTGTGCCTGCGCCGCAGCCACCCCGCCGCCGCGACACGGAGGCGCTCGGTGCCGTAGGTGAGCGGGTAGCCGGGACTGTCGGAGGCGTCCGCCAGCGCCTGCCGCACGATGGGCGGCACCGGGTCGACGGGGGTGCCGACGGAGAGGTCGACGATCCCGTCGGGATGCGACTGGGCCAACTCCTTGTGCGGTGTGAGCCGATCCCATGGAAAGTCCGGCAGGCCGATCACAGCTCTCCCCGCTGGGCAGGTCCCCACCCGGATCGAGAGGGGAAGACGACTTCTGGGTGAATCCGCGTCGGGCAGGGGCGGCTGACTGCGCTCCGCCCC
Above is a genomic segment from Streptosporangium album containing:
- a CDS encoding LOG family protein is translated as MKKTRPERRQGGAVVRGDLVSESTHDQRLLDRRGPADWLHMDPWRVMRIQAEFVEGFGQLAELPEAVTVFGSARTPEGAPEYEMGIQLGRKLSEAGYAVITGGGPGCMEAANRGAREAGGVSVGLGIELPFEQHMNEYVDLGIEFRYFFVRKTMFVKYACGFVALPGGFGTMDELFEALTLVQTRKVTSFPVVLLGTEFWGGLLDWIRSTLVAGGKISPTDLNLIHVTDDVDEAVRIITDADRDRVERIRGEQQAVRDTVIGAQ
- the dapE gene encoding succinyl-diaminopimelate desuccinylase — encoded protein: MSTRLDLTQDVGALTARIVDVESVSGGEKALADAVEEALRPLAHLSVHRDGEAIVARTELGRGERVVIAGHIDTVPVAGNLPSRVEDGLLYGCGTSDMKAGVAVALKLAAALRAPSRDVTYVFYDCEEIEVERNGLLRLSRRHPALLAGDFAVLMEPTGGVIEGGCQGTLRAEITTRGRRAHSARSWLGINAVHAAQPVLAILNAYQARQPVVDGLEYHEGLNAVAITGGVAGNVIPDECVVTVNYRFAPDLSLEAAQAHVSEVFDGFEVRFTDGAAAARPGLTHPVAAAFLEAVGGTPRAKLGWTDVSLFSSLGVPAVNYGPGDPNLAHQRGEYVSLEKIADCERGMLDWLG
- a CDS encoding DUF4178 domain-containing protein gives rise to the protein MTPAVAAILGLGVVTLVLLLGAFYATTRQDRKQREPERPGDIPLHPAEVAQPPQPSTGHVGIDYPDPRTIKVGDTIDCQGVRTRVLGAMYLSWQGNHWTEYLLDDGTRRYQWLSIEAREGLNPGDPSHLEVLLWTPVPAQGMIPAKTTLSVEGVEFFPVDRGTAAFRGEGVTSMPERGLLDFADYRAADGRLLSFERLQGQPWSSSYAQPLPPGSIRIEKKG
- the dapC gene encoding succinyldiaminopimelate transaminase, coding for MIGLPDFPWDRLTPHKELAQSHPDGIVDLSVGTPVDPVPPIVRQALADASDSPGYPLTYGTERLRVAAAGWLRRRHRVELDQANVLPLIGSKEFVAWLPTLLGVGSGQRVIFPELAYPTYDIGARLAGAQPYPADGLLALGPEQVPLVWVNSPSNPTGKVLPAEHLRKVVSWAREHGAVVASDECYIELGWEEQPVSILHPDVCDGSHEGLLAVHSLSKRSNLAGYRAGFVAGDPVLIQRLLEIRKHAGMIMPAPVQAAMAVALDDDEHAEEQRARYAARRAALRPALEAAGWEIEHSTAGLYLWATDGTDCWTQVQGLARRGILVAPGEFYGKAGGAYIRIAMTASDERISAAVRRLQ